One genomic segment of Centropristis striata isolate RG_2023a ecotype Rhode Island chromosome 11, C.striata_1.0, whole genome shotgun sequence includes these proteins:
- the sema4e gene encoding semaphorin-4E: MHPLLPLCVFWLLPLALTLEEDSPLDCVPRRSVPYHRDNAHIFHEEGVFNYSTMLLREDLDLLLLGAREAVYALDLNDISKKLASVKWEVTQKQQDECTNKGKDSETHCKNYIRILHQMEDNKIYVCGTNAFDPECDYMSYKDGKLTLEKKAEDGKGKCPFDPFQRYASIMVENNLYSATSMNFLGSEPIVMRSSPISIRTEFKSSWLHEPTFVSMAQMPESDLSDMGDDDKVYLFFSETAVECDCYNKLVVSRVARVCKGDLGGQRTLQKKWTSFLKARMDCPVLESQLPYIIQDTYRLCDPQKNWKDCLFYAIFTPQSETSDLSAVCAYHVSDISKVFAEGKYKTPVPVATSFVKWVMYSGDVPVPRPGACIDNEARKAGINRTLDLPDRTLQFIKDRPLMDQAIQPIRGMPLLVRRGATFTRIIVNRVLAADGEKHDVMFIGTEEGTMLKAVNYDGEMFIIEEVQLFQPPESIKILKFSNVTGQIYAGSDYGAAQIPLATCGRSSSCMDCVLSRDPYCGWDKAVGKCVTLSSSQRKLIQSVKDADASLCPDADPMKPMNPKIWPGGNLKLHCSSPSNLAKTSWERDGRPLITSTRFQLLRDGLLILNATGSDTGRYRCISVELSKADKYTTTVADYQVSMAASGSGDGRGIIPQAQRDGPSVVGLQAVVGLLVVGLVALLAWNFYKGHIPLPWNCRKKNREPSQEGPNTDTTYQDALRSAPAEDKPLVSGTNNGRNNNHAGGEAAFSAAEENDDLKVNLPSLQYIDDESDI; the protein is encoded by the exons ATGCATCCGCTGCTGCCCCTCTGTGTCTTTTGGCTGCTGCCCCTGGCCTTGACGCTGGAAGAAGACTCACCGCTGGACTGTGTCCCCCGTAGATCTGTGCCCTACCATA GGGACAATGCTCACATATTTCATGAGGAGGGGGTGTTCAACTACTCCACCATGCTGCTGAGAGAAGACCTGGACCTGCTATTGTTGGGGGCGAGGGAGGCTGTGTATGCTCTTGACCTCAATGACATCTCCAAGAAACTTGCTTCA GTGAAATGGGAAGTGACGCAAAAGCAGCAAGATGAGTGTACTAACAAAGGAAAAGATTCTGAG acacattGCAAGAACTATATCAGGATCCTGCATCAGATGGAAGATAACAAGATATATGTGTGTGGAACCAATGCTTTTGATCCTGAGTGTGATTATATG TCCTACAAAGATGGAAAGCTGACTCTTGAGAAGAAAGCAGAGGATGGCAAAGGGAAATGTCCATTTGATCCTTTCCAGAGATATGCCTCCATCATGGTTG AAAACAACCTATACTCAGCCACTTCAATGAACTTCCTCGGCTCTGAACCCATCGTGATGCGCAGCTCTCCTATCTCCATACGCACTGAGTTCAAGAGCTCCTGGCTTCATG AGCCCACCTTTGTTTCCATGGCTCAGATGCCAGAGAGTGATCTGAGTGACATGGGAGATGATGACAAGGTTTACCTGTTCTTCAGTGAGACAGCTGTGGAGTGCGACTGCTACAACAAACTGGTGGTGTCCCGCGTGGCCCGCGTCTGCAAG GGGGATCTTGGAGGTCAGAGGACCTTGCAGAAGAAATGGACATCCTTCCTGAAGGCCAGAATGGACTGTCCCGTGCTGGAGTCCCAGCTGCCCTACATTATCCAGGACACTTACCGCTTGTGTGACCCACAGAAGAACTGGAAGGACTGTTTGTTTTACGCCATCTTCACACCACAGTC ggaaACATCAGACCTGTCTGCAGTGTGTGCGTACCACGTGTCCGACATCAGCAAAGTGTTTGCGGAGGGGAAATACAAAACTCCAGTCCCCGTAGCAACCTCTTTTGTTAAGTGGGTGATGTACAGCGGTGATGTCCCCGTCCCTCGGCCCGGAGCT TGCATAGACAATGAGGCTCGTAAAGCGGGCATTAATCGGACTCTGGACCTCCCAGACCGGACCCTTCAATTTATCAAAGACAGGCCCCTAATGGACCAAGCTATCCAGCCAATAAGAGGGATGCCTCTACTTGTACGAAGGGGAGCTACATTCACACGCATCATTGTCAACCGGGTGCTGGCGGCAGATGGAGAGAAGCACGACGTGATGTTCATAGGCACAG AGGAAGGCACAATGCTGAAAGCAGTGAACTACGATGGAGAGATGTTCATCATAGAGGAAGTGCAGCTCTTCCAGCCCCCAGAGTCGATCAAGATTCTGAAATTCTCTAATGTCACT GGCCAGATCTATGCAGGCTCAGACTACGGAGCAGCACAGATACCACTGGCCACCTGTGGGAGGTCTTCATCCTGTATGGACTGTGTTCTCTCCAGAGACCCATACTGCGGCTGGGACAAAGCTGTTGGGAAATGTGTGACCCTTTCTAGTTCACAAAG GAAACTAATCCAAAGTGTGAAAGACGCAGATGCTTCTCTCTGCCCAGATGCCG ATCCTATGAAGCCCATGAATCCGAAAATCTGGCCTGGGGGAAACCTGAAGCTCCATTGCTCTTCGCCCTCCAACTTGGCAAAAACCAGCTGGGAGCGGGACGGCCGCCCTCTGATTACTTCTACTCGATTTCAGCTTCTACGAGACGGACTGCTTATCCTCAACGCCACAGGCTCAGACACCGGTCGGTACCGCTGCATCTCTGTGGAGCTCTCCAAAGCGGACAAGTACACAACCACTGTCGCTGATTACCAGGTTAGCATGGCTGCAAGTGGATCTGGTGATGGGAGAGGGATTATTCCCCAGGCTCAGAGGGACGGCCCCTCTGTGGTTGGACTGCAGGCTGTCGTCGGGCTTCTTGTAGTTGGTCTTGTTGCCCTTTTGGCTTGGAACTTTTACAAAGGCCACATACCGCTGCCCTGGAACTGCCGTAAGAAGAACAGAGAGCCATCCCAGGAGGGTCCGAACACTGACACGACCTACCAGGATGCACTGAGGTCTGCACCAGCAGAGGACAAGCCGCTGGTGTCAGGAACCAACAACGGCAGGAATAACAACCACGCAGGAGGGGAGGCAGCGTTCAGTGCAGCTGAGGAGAATGACGACTTGAAAGTGAATCTTCCATCTCTGCAGTATATTGATGACGAGTCAGACATTTGA
- the LOC131979846 gene encoding endophilin-A2-like isoform X1 gives MSVAGFKKQFYKASQMVSEKVGGAEGTKLDEDFKDLERKADITSKAVVEVLNKTSEYLQPNPATRAKLSMLNTVSKMRGQVKSPGYPQPEGLLGECMTKYGLDMGEDNNFGGALIDIGDSMKKMAEVKDSLDIDVKQNFIDPLQAVAEKDIKDIQHHLKKLEGRRLDYDYKKKRQGKIPDEELRQALEKFHESKEMAESSMHNLLETDVEQVSQLNSFVESMLQYHREASQILEELSDKLRKRVTDAQSRPRQQYTPKPRPSFDYGEVENSNGGYSPAATTPPAYSPAQTQYAGPSFQRTSIKNRPPEPCCKALYDFEPENEGELGFHEGDIITLVSRIDENWIEGSIRGRTGYFPNNYVEILVPL, from the exons ATGTCTGTCGCAGGATTtaagaagcagttttacaaagcGAGTCAG ATGGTGAGTGAGAAGGTTGGAGGTGCAGAGGGAACCAAACTGGATGAAGACTTCAAGGACCTCGAGAGG AAAGCAGATATTACCAGCAAAGCAGTGGTGGAGGTCCTCAACAAAACATCAGAGTACCTCCAGCCCAACCCGGCAACCAGAGCTAAGCTTTCCATGCTCAACACAGTGTCCAAAATGCGTGGGCAGGTCAAGAGTCCAGGCTACCCCCAGCCTGAGGGACTCCTGGGGGAGTGCATGACTAAGTATGGACTGGATATGGGCGAGGACAATAACTTTG GTGGGGCGCTAATAGACATCGGGGACTCAATGAAGAAGATGGCTGAGGTCAAGGACTCTCTGGATATTGATGTGAAGCAGAACTTTATTGACCCACTGCAGGCTGTTGCAGAGAAGGATATCAAAGACATTCAG CACCACCTTAAGAAGCTGGAGGGCCGCCGCCTCGACTATGATTATAAAAAGAAACGTCAAGGTAAAATCCCAGATGAAGAGCTCAGACAGGCCCTGGAGAAGTTCCATGAGTCCAAAGAAATGGCTGAATCGTCCATGCACAACCTGCTGGAAACAGAT GTGGAGCAGGTGAGTCAGCTGAATTCTTTTGTGGAGTCTATGCTGCAGTACCACAGAGAGGCCTCGCAGATCTTGGAGGAGCTTTCTGACAAACTGAGAAAAAG GGTGACTGACGCACAGTCTCGTCCAAGGCAGCAATACACACCTAAACCCAGACCATCCTTTGACTATGGAGAGGTAGAAAACTCTAATGGAGGATACTCGCCAGCTGCAACAACCCCCCCAGCTTACTCTCCTG CCCAAACACAATATGCAGGTCCATCCTTCCAAAGAACCTCCATCAAGAACAGACCGC ctgagCCATGCTGTAAAGCCCTGTATGACTTTGAGCCAGAGAACGAGGGAGAGCTGGGCTTCCACGAGGGCGACATCATCACCTTGGTCAGTCGTATTGACGAGAACTGGATCGAAGGAAGCATTCGCGGTAGAACAGGATACTTCCCCAACAACTATGTTGAAATACTGGTGCCTCTGTAG
- the stap2a gene encoding signal-transducing adaptor protein 2a: MIPRHSRLHKPAVGLLPQHYLIGEGVSLPELLSAPLSSIGAQPATLMAAAPVRQRSGPGGPRAQLPPCYYEGYLEKRGPKEKASKRLWTCLCGNSLYFFNNAKDSHYVEKLDLGGFVSLKDDCSRDRNLEAARLILRMKDGETKLTAPNLESRELWKGFLYSVVDLNVPSCLTLLPGQLQMLKEVVDKERSRRRTRTPTRAPPSPLSVPLVGEIPPCFRPVSRTEAEVLLERHPDCGNMLLRPGRDGCSLAVTTRQDLNGSVFRHYRVTQRDQGGYVIDVENPIPCATLHEVIDALVEKTAGTLQPFLLEEPYEENITYVSANDENGERILHTAPSSPLPKVPALPPKQDRWPGSPLSRSPAPDRRILTSPVPASPTNPMRRLILSPSPLAQTLNEELKMKLEKRRASQE; this comes from the exons ATGATCCCCAGACACAGCAGGCTACACAAGCCAGCTGTTGGATTATTGCCACAGCACTATCTCATCGGGGAAGGCGTGTCACTCCCCGAATTACTCAGCGCCCCTTTGTCCTCGATCGGTGCCCAGCCAGCGACACTCATGGCGGCTGCACCCGTCAGGCAGCGCTCAGGGCCAGGGGGACCCCGGGCGCAGCTCCCGCCCTGCTACTATGAAGGATACCTGGAAAAGCGAGGACCGAAAGAAAAG GCATCCAAGCGACTGTGGACATGTCTGTGTGGgaattctttgtatttcttcaaTAACGCCAAGGACAGTCAT tATGTGGAGAAGCTGGACCTTGGTGGGTTTGTGTCCCTAAAGGACGACTGCAGCCGGGACAGAAACTTGGAGGCGGCCAGACTCATCCTGCGCATGAAGGATGGAGAGACCAAACTCACA gcCCCCAACTTGGAATCAAGGGAGCTGTGGAAAGGTTTCCTCTACTCCGTTGTAGAT CTGAATGTGCCCTCCTGTCTCACACTGCTGCCGGGCCAGCTGCAGATGCTGAAGGAGGTGGTGGACAAAGAAAGATCCAGACGGAGAACCCGCACTCCCACACGTGCACCCCCCTCGCCACTCTCCGTACCTTTAGTAGGAGAGATCCCCCC GTGTTTTCGACCAGTGTCTCGAACGGAGGCTGAAGTCCTTTTGGAGAGACACCCAGACTGTGGTAACATGTTGCTCCGTCCAGGCAGAGATGGGTGCTCGTTGGCTGTCACGACTCGGCAGGACCTCAACGG GTCAGTGTTCAGACATTACCGTGTCACTCAGAGGGACCAAGGTGGTTATGTCATTGATGTAGAAAATCCA ATTCCCTGTGCTACACTTCATGAGGTAATCGACGCTCTGGTAGAGAAGACAGCAGGCACTCTACAGCCTTTCCTACTGGAGGAGCCTTATGAAGAGAATATCA CATACGTTTCTGCCAATGATGAGAACGGAGAAAGGATCCTGCACACTGCCCCCTCCAGCCCCCTGCCAAAGGTTCCTGCCCTGCCTCCAAAACAAG ATCGTTGGCCCGGCAGCCCCCTGTCCAGGTCCCCTGCCCCCGACCGCCGTATCCTGACCTCACCAGTCCCGGCCTCGCCCACCAACCCAATGAGACGGCtcatcctctctccttctcctctcgcACAGA CACTCAATGAGGAACTCAAAATGAAGCTGGAGAAGAGACGAGCCAGTCAGGAGTGA
- the LOC131979846 gene encoding endophilin-A2-like isoform X2 — MSVAGFKKQFYKASQMVSEKVGGAEGTKLDEDFKDLERKADITSKAVVEVLNKTSEYLQPNPATRAKLSMLNTVSKMRGQVKSPGYPQPEGLLGECMTKYGLDMGEDNNFGGALIDIGDSMKKMAEVKDSLDIDVKQNFIDPLQAVAEKDIKDIQHHLKKLEGRRLDYDYKKKRQGKIPDEELRQALEKFHESKEMAESSMHNLLETDVEQVSQLNSFVESMLQYHREASQILEELSDKLRKRVTDAQSRPRQQYTPKPRPSFDYGEVENSNGGYSPAATTPPAYSPAEPCCKALYDFEPENEGELGFHEGDIITLVSRIDENWIEGSIRGRTGYFPNNYVEILVPL, encoded by the exons ATGTCTGTCGCAGGATTtaagaagcagttttacaaagcGAGTCAG ATGGTGAGTGAGAAGGTTGGAGGTGCAGAGGGAACCAAACTGGATGAAGACTTCAAGGACCTCGAGAGG AAAGCAGATATTACCAGCAAAGCAGTGGTGGAGGTCCTCAACAAAACATCAGAGTACCTCCAGCCCAACCCGGCAACCAGAGCTAAGCTTTCCATGCTCAACACAGTGTCCAAAATGCGTGGGCAGGTCAAGAGTCCAGGCTACCCCCAGCCTGAGGGACTCCTGGGGGAGTGCATGACTAAGTATGGACTGGATATGGGCGAGGACAATAACTTTG GTGGGGCGCTAATAGACATCGGGGACTCAATGAAGAAGATGGCTGAGGTCAAGGACTCTCTGGATATTGATGTGAAGCAGAACTTTATTGACCCACTGCAGGCTGTTGCAGAGAAGGATATCAAAGACATTCAG CACCACCTTAAGAAGCTGGAGGGCCGCCGCCTCGACTATGATTATAAAAAGAAACGTCAAGGTAAAATCCCAGATGAAGAGCTCAGACAGGCCCTGGAGAAGTTCCATGAGTCCAAAGAAATGGCTGAATCGTCCATGCACAACCTGCTGGAAACAGAT GTGGAGCAGGTGAGTCAGCTGAATTCTTTTGTGGAGTCTATGCTGCAGTACCACAGAGAGGCCTCGCAGATCTTGGAGGAGCTTTCTGACAAACTGAGAAAAAG GGTGACTGACGCACAGTCTCGTCCAAGGCAGCAATACACACCTAAACCCAGACCATCCTTTGACTATGGAGAGGTAGAAAACTCTAATGGAGGATACTCGCCAGCTGCAACAACCCCCCCAGCTTACTCTCCTG ctgagCCATGCTGTAAAGCCCTGTATGACTTTGAGCCAGAGAACGAGGGAGAGCTGGGCTTCCACGAGGGCGACATCATCACCTTGGTCAGTCGTATTGACGAGAACTGGATCGAAGGAAGCATTCGCGGTAGAACAGGATACTTCCCCAACAACTATGTTGAAATACTGGTGCCTCTGTAG